GCTCGGCTGATCGACGCTGTCATGACCAGTCAGCTCCCCCTGTCTGAAGTTGTGACCCTGAGCGTCTACAAGGACGCCGCGCTCGCTGCTCATGTCGCAGCGCTGCTCGCTCGACTGCCCAGCCCTGATGGTAACCATTGACCCTCCCCCAGAGGGGAAAGGCAAGAGAATGCCCGTAGTGAATCCATCTTGTTTCAGTGGGGTGAAGAGACCATGACCTCCTGGCCTACTCCCGCTCGTGACATCCCGGCCTTCTTCACGCCGCAACAGCAGCAGTTCATGACCGCGGTGCGCACCACCCGCCAGCACATCTTCCTTCGGGCGACGGCCGGGGCAGGGAAGACCACCACCCTCGTCGAGGCTGCCTGGCACCTCCCCCAACCCGGGGTCTTCTTCGCCTACAACAAGCACGCGGTCGCCGACCTCCAGCCCCGCCTGCCCTCCAGAATGCGCGCCCGCACCCTCCACGCCCACGGTGTCATGCTCCTGCGCCAGGCCACCGGGCGCGACATCGTGCCCCACGAGGACAAGGCCCGTAAGGTCGCTCTGCTCGCCGGCGAACGCCGTCATACCTACGTCGCCGCCCTCGCCTGGAGCAAAGCCCGCGAGGAAGGCCTGCGCACCCTCGACGTCGACACGGCCGCTTACCTCACCAGCCTCGTCGAGTGGCCGGGGTCTCCGGAAGCATTGATCCATCTGATCCCCCGGATGCATGAGATCGGTCAACGACTCTGGGAGCAGCAGGACCTCGCGGACTTCACCGACTTCCTCTGGCTTCCTGCCACGAATGGCTACGGCGCCGCGAGCCTTCAGGTTGCCCTGGTGGATGAGGCCCAGGACTTGACCCCTCTCCGGCAGGCGTTCATTCTCCAGCTGCTCGGCCTGCCTCGGGGGGCGACCCCTGGACGCCTCATCTTCGTAGGAGACCCGGATCAGTCTGTTTATCAGCACGCTGGGGCGGACAAAGAAGCTCTGGAACGACTCAAAAGCCGTGCGAACGCCGTCGAGTTGCCCCTGTCGGTGTCCTTCCGCTGCCCTCGTGACGTGGTCGCTTACGCCCAGGCCTACAGCGGCTTCATCCGCCCCGCGCCGAGCGCCAAGCCCGGCACCATTGAGCATGTCAGCGCTGCGGACGCCACCTTCGAGCGCGGCGACGTCGTGCTCTGCCGGACGAACGCCCCCCTCATCCGGCTCGCCCTCCAACTCATGGTGCAGGGCCGTTCCGTCTCCGTCGTGGGCCGGGACCTGGAGAAGCGGCTCGGCGAGGGCCTGCGGGACATCCTGCCGGCGACGGGCACCTACCTGAACGACGACGTGACCGAACTCGTTCGCGGGTATTACCACCCTAAAGCGGACCCCCTGAAGGAGCGCATCCGTCAGGGCGACCGCCCGGCCAAGCGGATCCTCACCGAGCTCCTCGACATCAGCAAGTGCCTGCGCTTCCTCGCCTGGATCGTGTCCCGCAAGGAAGGCAACGCGACGCTCCAGCAGGCCCTGACCCTCCTGGCTGCCCTATGCCGGGAACAGACGGATGCCGAGGTCATCCTGAGCAGCGTGCACCGCGCCAAGGGCAAGGAGTGGCCGCGCGTGACCCTCCTGTACCCCGAGATGATGCCCCTGGCCTCGGGTGACCCGGAGGAGGAGACCGCCGTGCAGTTCGTTGCGGTCACGCGCTCCCAGGACACGCTGCGCTTCGCGTACGGCAAAGAGTCCTGGGCGACCGGGTGGCGGGTCAAACCCGGTGGCCAGGTGCAGCCCCCACCGCCCTCGCGCAGCCGGGAGATCGAGGACGAGACGGCTCTGCTCGCGGGTCCACCCCCAGAGGTGTTGTCCCCCCAGGCGCCCACGTCGACAGCGCCAG
The Deinococcus sp. Leaf326 DNA segment above includes these coding regions:
- a CDS encoding UvrD-helicase domain-containing protein, which gives rise to MTSWPTPARDIPAFFTPQQQQFMTAVRTTRQHIFLRATAGAGKTTTLVEAAWHLPQPGVFFAYNKHAVADLQPRLPSRMRARTLHAHGVMLLRQATGRDIVPHEDKARKVALLAGERRHTYVAALAWSKAREEGLRTLDVDTAAYLTSLVEWPGSPEALIHLIPRMHEIGQRLWEQQDLADFTDFLWLPATNGYGAASLQVALVDEAQDLTPLRQAFILQLLGLPRGATPGRLIFVGDPDQSVYQHAGADKEALERLKSRANAVELPLSVSFRCPRDVVAYAQAYSGFIRPAPSAKPGTIEHVSAADATFERGDVVLCRTNAPLIRLALQLMVQGRSVSVVGRDLEKRLGEGLRDILPATGTYLNDDVTELVRGYYHPKADPLKERIRQGDRPAKRILTELLDISKCLRFLAWIVSRKEGNATLQQALTLLAALCREQTDAEVILSSVHRAKGKEWPRVTLLYPEMMPLASGDPEEETAVQFVAVTRSQDTLRFAYGKESWATGWRVKPGGQVQPPPPSRSREIEDETALLAGPPPEVLSPQAPTSTAPEPVQVQGGAGADSQALPLITPVASREPELLGQARTPSERMSQSSVPVQSAPASAVTPAAPPPSRWTQMVPKPGHTSQTSVITEDDREWALFGGPDTLDRQDLQERLEALQEEPRPFLMTWAKTSLDLLHRSAEDTVSVRLEMLEQFEQAARLARLAVPPATTTATQLRVCVFEGGLARIRVGRVVRRHVRFLRLEVDGQELVFERRYGELLEGGTPLTPFIVTTPPSVR